One part of the Glycine soja cultivar W05 chromosome 11, ASM419377v2, whole genome shotgun sequence genome encodes these proteins:
- the LOC114375325 gene encoding proline-rich extensin-like protein EPR1 has product MLLYRVPLLLFVCFCFANSAAVSANEASTGTEVTIDAKPSDKKLKGTESFPKEKKTFSIPFFKPVPKLVPIVKPIPMPFPKPLPLPIPVFQKPIPKWIPDVKPIPKPIPIPVFRPVPVPVKPIPKPSPTIEKPKPCPIAKKPVPTPVVKKPLPKPIPIVKSIPKPSPTVKKPLPIPSIKPVPKSIPIAKPIPIPVFKPIPKPFPIEPLPIPVIKPIPTPIPIPLFKPIPKPFPIVVKPLPIPIIMPVPKPIPIFKPIPIFEPIPKSIPIVQRPQPIPITKPVPKSIPIVIPIPIPVSKPIPKPSPIIKKPLPIPVTKPIPKPVPIVKPIPKSIPKPVPIVKPIPISIFKPIPKPFPLVKKPLPIPIIKPIPESVPLVKPIPIPVFEPIPKPFPMVKKPLPISIFKPIPKSFPVGKMPQPVQVSKPIP; this is encoded by the exons ATGTTGCTCTACAGGGTGCCCCTGCTTCTTTTTGTGTGCTTCTGTTTTGCCAATTCTGCTGCTGTATCTGCTAATGAAGCCTCTACAG GAACTGAGGTGACCATTGATGCCAAGCCTTCagataaaaagttaaaaggCACAGAGTCATttccaaaagagaaaaagacattTTCAATACCATTTTTTAAGCCTGTACCAAAGTTGGTTCCGATTGTTAAACCTATACCAATGCCTTTTCCAAAGCCTCTACCTCTACCTATCCCAGTTTTCCAGAAGCCTATACCAAAGTGGATTCCAGATGTTAAGCCTATACCAAAGCCAATTCCTATCCCGGTGTTCAGGCCTGTCCCAGTTCCAGTGAAGCCAATACCAAAGCCATCTCCAACAATTGAGAAGCCAAAGCCATGTCCAATAGCCAAAAAACCTGTACCTACTCCAGTGGTTAAGAAGCCTTTACCAAAGCCAATTCCTATTGTTAAGTCAATCCCAAAACCATCTCCAACAGTGAAAAAACCTCTACCTATCCCATCAATTAAACCTGTACCAAAATCAATTCCAATAGCTAAGCCAATTCCTATCCCAGTGTTCAAACCTATCCCAAAGCCATTTCCAATAGAGCCTTTACCTATTCCAGTAATTAAGCCTATACCCACGCCAATTCCTATCCCATTGTTCAAGCCTATCCCAAAGCCATTTCCTATAGTGGTAAAGCCTCTACCTATACCAATAATTATGCCTGTACCCAAGCCAATTCCCATTTTTAAGCCAATTCCTATTTTCGAGCCCATCCCAAAGTCAATTCCAATAGTGCAAAGGCCTCAACCTATTCCAATAACCAAGCCTGTACCCAAGTCTATTCCCATTGTTATACCTATTCCAATTCCAGTGTCAAAGCCCATCCCAAAGCCATCTCCAATAATAAAAAAGCCTTTACCTATTCCAGTTACTAAGCCTATACCCAAGCCCGTTCCAATAGTTaagccaattcctaagtctataCCCAAGCCAGTTCCAATTGTTAAGCCAATTCCTATCTCAATATTCAAGCCTATTCCAAAGCCATTTCCATTAGTTAAAAAACCTCTACCTATTCCAATAATTAAGCCTATACCTGAGTCAGTCCCACTTGTTAAACCCATTCCTATTCCAGTATTTGAGCCTATCCCAAAGCCATTTCCAATGGTGAAAAAGCCTTTACCTATTTCAATATTTAAACCTATACCAAAGTCATTCCCAGTGGGTAAAATGCCTCAACCTGTTCAAGTTTCTAAACCTATTCCATAG